One Chelonoidis abingdonii isolate Lonesome George chromosome 18, CheloAbing_2.0, whole genome shotgun sequence genomic region harbors:
- the LOC116830324 gene encoding uncharacterized protein LOC116830324: MRVLHTDHGARAWLPDRDAAYSRAQCVCSQADERGVIWLKQIQDVNCGNIIPHSPTQHRDRFHPQNVLSDRCSLNPPLILIWSDFTPCTGFPLPKPDLITQLERGEELWVPDLQASEERGIPGGTHTGDERVSENEEGNQQQEVPGHGESRGTSVGRPHKCFDCGKSFIQKSHLAAHQAIHTGERPHQFLIGGKNFIRRSALVSHQRIHTGERPHKCLDCGKSFTQRYLLAHQAIHTGERRHKCLICGKSFIQRSDLVRHQAVHTGEKSHKCLDCGKSFTHKSNLTAHQAIHTGKICHKCLICGKIFIQKSALLIHQAVHTGERPHQCLICGKNFIRRSDLVKHQAIHTGERPHKCLDCGKSFICRSDLVRHQAIHTGERSHKCLDYGKSFTQKSNLTAHQAIHTGERPHKCLDCGKSFTRRSGLVKHQAIHARGK, encoded by the exons ATGCGCGTGCTGCACACAGACCACGGGGCACGGGCCTGGCTCCCCGACAGAGACGCTGCTTACTCCCGCGCACAGTGTGTCTGCTCCCAGGCCGACGAGAGGGGGGTGATCTGGCTAAAACAGATTCAAGATGTCAACTGTGGAAACATT ATTCCACATTCCCCAACACAACACAGGGACAGGTTCCACCCACAGAATGTCCTTTCTGACAGATGTTCTCTCAATCCTCCACTCATCCTGATCTGGTCTGATTTCACTCCCTGCACAGGATTTCCCCTTCCCAAACCTGACCTGATCACCcagctggaacgaggggaagagctGTGGGTGCCCGATCTCCAGGCCAGTGAGGAAAGAGGGATCCCGGGAGGCACCCACACAG GTgatgagagagtgagtgagaatgAGGAGGGGAATCAACAGCAGGAAGTTCCTGGGCACGGGGAATCACGGGGAACCTCTGTGGgaagaccccataagtgcttcgactgtggaaaaagtttcatacagaAGTCACACCTTGCTGCACATCAGGcgatccacactggagagagaccccatcAGTTCTTAATCGGTGGGAAAAATTTCATACGGAGGTCAGCCCTTGtttcacatcagagaatccacacaggcgagagaccccataagtgcttagactgtggaaaaagtttcacaCAAAGATATCTTTTGgcacatcaggcaatccacactggagagagacgcCATAAATGCTTAatctgtggaaaaagtttcatacagaggtcAGACCTTGTTAGACATCAAGCagtccacactggagagaaatCCCATAAatgtttggactgtgggaaaagtttcacacaCAAATCAAATCTTACTgcacatcaggcaatccacactggCAAGATTTGCCATAAATGCTTAATCTGTGGAAAAATTTTCATACAAAAGTCAGCCCTTCTTATACATCAAGCagtccacactggagagagaccccatcAGTGCTTAATCTGTGGGAAGAATTTCATACGGAGGTCAGAtcttgttaaacatcaggcaatccatACTGGAGAGAGgccccataagtgcttagactgtggaaaaagtttcatatgCAGGTCAGATCTTGTTAGACATCAAgcaatccacactggagagagatctCATAAGTGCTTAGACTATGGGAAAAGTTTCACACAAAAATCAAATCTTACGgcacatcaggcaatccacacaggagagagaccccacaagtgcttagactgtggaaaaagtttcacaCGAAGGTCCGGCCTTGTTAAACATCAAGCAATCCATGCAAGAGGGAAATAA